Proteins from one Oenanthe melanoleuca isolate GR-GAL-2019-014 chromosome 1, OMel1.0, whole genome shotgun sequence genomic window:
- the MID1IP1 gene encoding mid1-interacting protein 1: MMQICDSYSQKYSLFNAMNRFIGAVNNMDQTVMVPSLLRDVPLLLEELDAAGAVCPPGDAALPPGDPGAYFSRRDMYSHYMLLKSIRNDIEWGVVQPPAGEEAARKKDKLGGGPAEEGEGEEDLEQQFHYHLSGLHSVLSKLTRKANVLTNRYKQEIGVSSWGQ, encoded by the coding sequence ATGATGCAGATCTGCGACTCGTACAGCCAGAAGTACTCCCTCTTCAACGCCATGAACCGCTTCATCGGCGCCGTCAACAACATGGACCAGACGGTGATGGTGCCGAGCCTGCTGCGCGACGTGccgctgctgctggaggagctggacGCGGCGGGCGCCGTGTGCCCGCCCGGGGATGCTGCCCTGCCGCCCGGCGACCCCGGCGCCTACTTCTCCCGCAGGGACATGTACAGCCACTACATGCTGCTCAAGTCCATCCGCAACGACATCGAGTGGGGCGTGGTGCAGCCGCCGGCGGGCGAGGAGGCCGCCCGCAAGAAGGACAAGCTGGGCGGCGGGCCCGCCGAGGAGGGCGAGGGGGAGGAGGACCTGGAGCAGCAGTTCCACTACCACCTCAGCGGACTGCACTCGGTGCTCTCCAAGCTCACCCGCAAGGCCAACGTCCTCACCAACAGATACAAGCAGGAGATCGGCGTCAGCAGCTGGGGGCAGTGA